Proteins from a genomic interval of Rhodococcus rhodochrous:
- a CDS encoding DUF4185 domain-containing protein: MGSLRTAIAGSCSALLALGLMAVSAPAAHGEPCDSGLPGSGSGSGSFGTGSSGPRLGSSGSGSGGLAPEGPQGPLPALGPGPTSTVAWVTGPRSPNRTYDRFSISGTDLGIMWDNGAQGEDRQVLMAFGDTFGDCSLPDQQWRHNVLMRTTDADLSDGIDVPDPVPGDPRAGSPVLPSAPDISRELVGSLALDGVEITVIPTAGIAVDGVQYVNFMSVRSWGDHGEWWTNASMIATSTDNGETWQLDPATARINLPLDVPTVQQLSTGNENFQQHAYIRHEGYVYDFGTPQGRFGAAFVSRVPETALLDLAAYEYWSGDGWVPGDAAAATPVVPPAVGEMSVQFLGGEFVMLYGNEANGTIEMRTSVRPEGPWSEARVLVTHRQIGGLYAPFIHPWSTDTDLYFTASRWGDYNVMLLRTTLS; this comes from the coding sequence ATGGGATCGTTGCGCACGGCGATTGCCGGATCGTGCAGTGCACTGCTCGCACTCGGACTCATGGCGGTCTCCGCCCCCGCCGCGCACGGCGAACCCTGCGACTCGGGACTCCCCGGCTCGGGTTCGGGCTCCGGATCCTTCGGCACGGGATCATCAGGACCGCGGCTCGGAAGCAGCGGATCGGGGAGTGGAGGACTCGCACCCGAAGGCCCGCAGGGACCGCTACCGGCACTCGGCCCGGGCCCCACCAGCACCGTCGCCTGGGTGACCGGCCCGCGCAGCCCCAACAGGACCTACGACAGGTTCTCCATCTCGGGAACCGACCTCGGCATCATGTGGGACAACGGTGCGCAGGGCGAGGACCGTCAGGTCCTCATGGCCTTCGGCGACACCTTCGGCGACTGCTCGCTGCCCGACCAGCAGTGGCGCCACAACGTCCTCATGCGCACCACCGACGCCGATCTCTCCGACGGCATCGACGTGCCCGATCCGGTGCCCGGCGACCCACGTGCGGGTTCCCCCGTCCTGCCCTCCGCGCCCGACATCTCCCGCGAACTCGTGGGCAGCCTCGCACTCGACGGCGTCGAGATCACCGTGATCCCCACGGCCGGCATCGCCGTCGACGGCGTTCAATACGTCAACTTCATGTCGGTGCGGTCGTGGGGCGACCACGGCGAGTGGTGGACCAACGCGTCGATGATCGCGACCTCGACCGACAACGGGGAGACCTGGCAGCTCGACCCGGCGACGGCGCGGATCAACCTGCCGCTCGACGTGCCCACGGTGCAGCAGTTGTCCACCGGGAACGAGAACTTCCAGCAGCACGCCTACATCCGCCACGAGGGATACGTCTACGACTTCGGCACACCGCAGGGCCGGTTCGGCGCGGCCTTCGTCTCGCGCGTTCCCGAGACCGCTCTGCTGGATCTGGCCGCCTACGAGTACTGGAGCGGCGACGGCTGGGTGCCCGGCGACGCCGCCGCGGCCACCCCGGTCGTGCCACCCGCCGTCGGGGAGATGTCGGTGCAGTTCCTGGGCGGCGAGTTCGTCATGCTCTACGGCAACGAGGCGAACGGCACGATCGAGATGAGGACGTCCGTGAGACCCGAGGGGCCGTGGAGCGAGGCCCGCGTGCTGGTCACCCACCGTCAGATCGGTGGTCTCTACGCTCCGTTCATCCACCCGTGGTCCACGGATACGGACCTCTACTTCACCGCCTCACGGTGGGGCGACTACAACGTCATGCTGTTGCGCACGACACTTTCCTGA
- a CDS encoding aspartate kinase, whose product MALVVQKYGGSSVSTAERIRRVAERIVETKKAGNDVVVVVSAMGDTTDELLDLAQQVCPAPPAREMDMLLTSGERISNSLVAMAIHSLGAEARSFTGSQAGVITTGSHGKAKIIDVTPGRVRTALDEGSIVLVAGFQGVSQDSKDITTLGRGGSDTTAVALAAALNADVCEIYTDVDGVFSADPRIVKDAQRLEKVSFEEMLELAACGAKVLMLRCVEYARRYNVPVHVRSSYTTKPGTIVSGSMEDIPVEEALITGVAHDRSEAKITVVGIPDTPGYAAKVFRAVADAEINIDMVLQNISKVETGKTDITFTCPKSDGPRAVELLTKQQGDIGFTQVLFDDHIGKVSLVGAGMKSHPGVTAKFCEALADAGINIDLISTSEIRISVLVDDNELDDAVRALHAAFELGGDEEAVVHAGTGR is encoded by the coding sequence GTGGCACTCGTCGTCCAGAAGTACGGAGGATCCTCGGTCTCGACGGCCGAGCGGATCCGGCGCGTCGCTGAAAGGATCGTCGAGACCAAGAAGGCGGGCAACGACGTCGTGGTCGTCGTCTCGGCCATGGGAGACACGACCGACGAACTCCTCGATCTCGCACAGCAGGTGTGTCCGGCCCCGCCGGCCCGCGAGATGGACATGCTCCTCACCTCCGGTGAGCGCATCTCCAACTCCCTCGTCGCGATGGCGATCCACTCGCTCGGCGCCGAGGCCCGGTCGTTCACCGGTTCCCAGGCCGGCGTGATCACCACGGGCAGCCACGGCAAGGCGAAGATCATCGACGTCACCCCCGGCCGCGTGCGCACCGCCCTCGACGAGGGCAGCATCGTGCTGGTCGCCGGCTTCCAGGGTGTGAGCCAGGACAGCAAGGACATCACGACTCTCGGTCGTGGCGGTTCGGACACGACCGCCGTCGCACTCGCCGCCGCGCTGAACGCGGACGTCTGCGAGATCTACACCGACGTCGACGGCGTGTTCTCCGCGGACCCGCGCATCGTCAAGGACGCGCAGCGCCTCGAGAAGGTCTCCTTCGAGGAGATGCTCGAGCTCGCCGCGTGCGGCGCGAAGGTTCTCATGCTGCGGTGCGTGGAGTACGCCCGCCGCTACAACGTGCCCGTGCACGTTCGTTCGTCGTACACCACCAAGCCCGGCACCATCGTGTCCGGATCGATGGAGGACATCCCTGTGGAAGAGGCCCTGATCACCGGCGTTGCGCACGATCGCAGCGAAGCGAAGATCACCGTCGTCGGTATCCCCGACACCCCCGGTTACGCCGCCAAGGTGTTCCGCGCCGTCGCCGACGCCGAGATCAACATCGACATGGTGCTGCAGAACATCTCGAAGGTCGAGACCGGCAAGACCGACATCACCTTCACCTGCCCGAAGAGCGACGGCCCGCGCGCGGTCGAACTCCTCACCAAGCAGCAGGGCGACATCGGCTTCACTCAGGTCCTCTTCGACGACCACATCGGCAAGGTCTCCCTCGTCGGTGCCGGCATGAAGAGCCACCCCGGTGTCACGGCCAAGTTCTGCGAGGCCCTCGCCGACGCCGGCATCAACATCGACCTGATCTCGACGTCGGAGATCCGCATCTCCGTGCTCGTGGATGACAACGAACTCGACGACGCCGTGCGCGCTCTGCACGCGGCATTCGAGCTCGGCGGCGACGAAGAGGCCGTCGTGCACGCAGGAACGGGGCGGTAA
- a CDS encoding aspartate-semialdehyde dehydrogenase, which yields MTTIAVVGATGQVGIVMRTLLEERNFPADTVRFFASARSAGKKLPFRGEEIVVEDVAATSDEDLKGIDIALFSAGGTLSKEQAPRFAAAGAIVVDNSSAWRKDPEVPLVVSEVNPEQVKNPPKGIIANPNCTTMAAMPVLKALHDEAGLQRLIVSSYQAVSGSGLAGVEELVGQVRAVADEADKLVHAGDAVDFPAPNKYVAPIAFNVVPLAGSIVDDGTGETDEDQKLRNESRKILGLPDLLVSGTCVRVPVVTGHSLSINAEFERPLSVERAQELLANAPGVRLVDVPTPLAAAGDDVSLVGRIRQDPGAPEGRGLALFVSGDNLRKGAALNTIQIAELLV from the coding sequence GTGACCACCATTGCAGTCGTAGGCGCCACGGGGCAGGTCGGTATCGTCATGCGCACCCTCCTCGAGGAGCGCAACTTCCCGGCCGACACGGTTCGGTTCTTCGCGTCGGCCCGCTCGGCCGGTAAGAAGCTGCCGTTCCGCGGTGAGGAGATCGTGGTCGAGGACGTCGCGGCGACCTCCGACGAGGATCTGAAGGGCATCGACATCGCGCTGTTCTCGGCCGGTGGCACTCTCTCCAAGGAGCAGGCTCCGCGCTTCGCGGCCGCCGGGGCGATCGTCGTCGACAACTCGTCGGCGTGGCGCAAGGATCCCGAGGTCCCGCTCGTCGTGAGCGAGGTCAATCCGGAGCAGGTGAAGAACCCGCCGAAGGGCATCATCGCCAACCCGAACTGCACCACGATGGCCGCGATGCCGGTGCTCAAGGCGCTGCACGACGAGGCAGGGCTCCAGCGCCTGATCGTGTCGAGCTACCAGGCGGTCTCCGGTAGCGGCCTGGCGGGCGTCGAGGAACTCGTCGGCCAGGTGCGTGCCGTCGCCGACGAGGCCGACAAGCTCGTCCACGCGGGCGACGCCGTCGACTTCCCGGCCCCGAACAAGTACGTCGCGCCCATCGCGTTCAACGTCGTGCCGCTCGCCGGCTCGATCGTCGACGACGGAACGGGTGAGACCGACGAGGACCAGAAGCTGCGCAACGAGTCGCGCAAGATCCTCGGCCTGCCGGACCTGCTCGTGTCGGGCACGTGCGTGCGCGTTCCCGTCGTGACCGGCCACTCGCTGTCGATCAACGCCGAGTTCGAGCGGCCGCTGTCGGTCGAGCGTGCGCAGGAGCTGCTCGCGAACGCTCCGGGCGTCCGCCTCGTCGACGTGCCGACCCCGCTCGCCGCAGCAGGCGACGACGTCTCGCTCGTGGGCCGCATCCGCCAGGATCCGGGTGCTCCGGAGGGTCGCGGTCTCGCGCTCTTCGTCTCGGGCGACAACCTGCGCAAGGGCGCTGCTCTCAACACCATCCAGATCGCGGAGCTGCTCGTCTAA
- a CDS encoding TetR/AcrR family transcriptional regulator, with translation MIQDTAPNGGRTQAQRTAATRAKLLDAAVDSLVEHGYSGTSTQGIAKRAGVSRGAQLHHFPTKESLVVAAVEHLVDKRLQEILETRPDPEHGFEALMDAFSGPLFAAALELWVAARTDSSLHEAMIPLERKVSDALRTGCLEIMGDRVSPEHIDLSIEIARGFAVSALMRTPESDREFRERLLPVWKALVMK, from the coding sequence GTGATCCAGGACACTGCGCCGAACGGTGGTCGCACCCAGGCGCAACGCACAGCCGCGACGCGAGCCAAGCTGCTCGACGCCGCGGTCGACTCGCTCGTCGAGCACGGCTATTCGGGAACCAGCACGCAGGGCATCGCCAAACGTGCCGGAGTCTCGCGAGGCGCCCAACTCCACCACTTCCCGACGAAGGAGAGCCTCGTCGTCGCGGCGGTCGAGCACCTCGTCGACAAGCGGCTGCAGGAGATCCTCGAGACACGACCCGACCCGGAGCACGGCTTCGAAGCGCTCATGGACGCCTTCTCCGGCCCGCTCTTCGCCGCAGCGCTCGAACTGTGGGTCGCGGCGCGGACCGATTCGTCCCTGCACGAGGCGATGATCCCGCTCGAACGCAAGGTGTCGGACGCGCTCCGCACGGGTTGCCTGGAGATCATGGGCGACAGGGTCTCGCCCGAGCACATCGACCTCAGCATCGAAATCGCCCGGGGCTTCGCCGTCTCGGCCCTGATGCGTACCCCCGAATCCGATCGAGAATTCCGG